The Deltaproteobacteria bacterium genome window below encodes:
- a CDS encoding glycosyltransferase, which translates to MTGSSLRVLVVATNIDVPGTHGGSTHVGELMAALSESAQTMLLARRGSHGPGVHGVGLWPRTPPFGLRHALSTVVSARSLAAVRRFAPQVIYERASSYGTGALLGLATGAPSVCMVLDEHHSPLSLHYASRIIATDTTLVPARYRHKAVQVSWGANVERFRPDVDTSAVRRRFALDGRRVVTYAGSFRNCHGVDVLLDAVARHRGAPLTVLLVGDGPERAALQARAATNGGDVKLLFTGAQPYDDMPAILAASDVFVAPFVPERHPLSARRGFVLDPLKLFESLAAEVPTISVRARNIEALFTDGEHLALTPSGDAAALAAAIDRMLDTPEVARAMARRGAEKVRREHTWRAHAQHLLRLFAEVRSASAAA; encoded by the coding sequence GTGACCGGCTCGTCGCTGCGTGTGCTGGTGGTCGCCACCAACATCGACGTGCCCGGCACCCACGGCGGCTCCACCCACGTCGGCGAGCTGATGGCGGCGCTCTCGGAGTCGGCGCAGACCATGCTGCTGGCGCGTCGCGGATCGCACGGCCCCGGCGTGCACGGGGTCGGGCTGTGGCCCCGAACGCCGCCATTCGGCCTGCGCCACGCGCTCAGCACCGTGGTCTCGGCCCGGTCGCTCGCGGCGGTGCGCCGGTTCGCGCCGCAGGTGATCTACGAGCGCGCGTCGTCGTACGGCACCGGCGCGCTGCTGGGGCTGGCGACGGGGGCGCCCAGCGTGTGCATGGTGCTCGACGAGCACCACAGCCCGCTGTCGCTGCACTACGCCAGCCGCATCATCGCGACCGACACCACGCTGGTGCCGGCGCGCTACCGGCACAAGGCCGTGCAGGTGAGCTGGGGCGCGAACGTCGAGCGCTTCCGGCCCGACGTCGACACCTCGGCCGTTCGACGCCGCTTCGCGCTCGACGGCCGTCGCGTCGTCACGTACGCCGGGTCGTTTCGCAACTGTCACGGCGTCGACGTGCTGCTCGACGCGGTCGCGCGCCACCGCGGCGCGCCGCTGACGGTGCTGCTGGTCGGTGACGGCCCCGAGCGCGCCGCGCTGCAGGCCCGCGCGGCGACGAACGGCGGCGACGTGAAGCTGCTGTTCACCGGCGCGCAGCCGTACGACGACATGCCGGCGATCCTCGCCGCCAGCGACGTGTTCGTGGCCCCGTTCGTGCCCGAGCGCCACCCGCTGTCGGCCCGACGCGGGTTCGTGCTCGACCCGCTCAAGCTGTTCGAGTCGCTGGCCGCCGAGGTGCCGACCATCAGCGTGCGCGCACGCAACATCGAGGCGCTGTTCACCGATGGCGAACACCTGGCGTTGACGCCGAGCGGTGACGCTGCGGCCTTGGCGGCGGCGATCGATCGCATGCTCGACACCCCCGAGGTCGCGCGCGCGATGGCCCGGCGCGGGGCCGAGAAGGTCCGCCGCGAGCACACCTGGCGCGCCCATGCGCAGCACCTGCTGCGGCTGTTCGCCGAGGTGCGCAGCGCGTCCGCAGCGGCCTGA
- a CDS encoding glycosyltransferase: MSAAASAEKLPLRVVHYGRRDPSRGAGGVEAFARRLALVFDEVEFAWPGHPQLGALARDRAIIICDNDTALDWPRELPLVAFQHGVAWQKAWLTHTLTDARMAARQLLAARRRHTVWAACAHWIADAFGRLHPQAPQHVIFHFVEPERFDGRLDNAGSNLVLHDARSEHKGKRLVEQLQQALPQWRFESLACAPEQVADRMRKAAAFLHLSRYEGNSIVCNEAMAMDLPCIFTDVGLARDAKRGQVELDVALLDAKRCFESTAYLVEQVGQQLATLGRVRRSPRRFMLEHATPAAARERWRAVIEDLARLRGAPIDLGVAPRTAAVAGGGGA, encoded by the coding sequence ATGAGCGCGGCGGCGTCGGCCGAGAAGCTGCCGCTGCGCGTGGTCCACTACGGGCGCCGCGATCCCAGTCGCGGCGCCGGTGGCGTCGAGGCCTTCGCGCGGCGGCTCGCGCTGGTGTTCGACGAGGTCGAGTTCGCGTGGCCGGGGCATCCCCAGCTGGGCGCGCTCGCCCGCGATCGCGCGATCATCATCTGCGACAACGACACCGCGCTCGACTGGCCGCGCGAGCTGCCGCTGGTCGCGTTCCAGCACGGGGTCGCGTGGCAGAAGGCCTGGCTCACCCACACGCTGACCGACGCGCGCATGGCCGCGCGGCAGCTGCTGGCCGCCCGGCGACGGCACACGGTGTGGGCTGCGTGTGCGCACTGGATCGCCGATGCGTTCGGCCGCCTGCACCCACAGGCACCGCAGCACGTCATCTTCCACTTCGTCGAGCCCGAGCGCTTCGATGGTCGGCTCGACAATGCCGGCTCGAACCTCGTGCTGCACGACGCGCGCAGCGAGCACAAGGGCAAGCGCTTGGTCGAGCAGCTGCAGCAGGCGCTGCCGCAGTGGCGCTTCGAGTCGCTGGCGTGCGCGCCCGAGCAGGTCGCCGATCGCATGCGCAAGGCCGCGGCGTTCCTGCACCTGTCGCGCTACGAGGGCAACAGCATCGTCTGCAACGAGGCGATGGCGATGGACTTGCCGTGCATCTTCACCGACGTCGGTCTCGCACGCGACGCCAAGCGCGGCCAGGTCGAGCTCGACGTCGCGCTGCTCGACGCCAAGCGCTGCTTCGAGTCGACCGCGTACCTGGTCGAACAGGTCGGTCAGCAGCTCGCCACGCTCGGTCGCGTGCGCCGCTCGCCGCGGCGCTTCATGCTCGAGCACGCGACCCCAGCGGCCGCCCGCGAGCGCTGGCGGGCGGTGATCGAAGACCTCGCGAGGCTGCGCGGCGCACCGATCGACCTCGGTGTGGCGCCGCGTACGGCCGCGGTGGCCGGGGGCGGCGGCGCGTGA
- a CDS encoding glycosyltransferase, which produces MRQRIDLHVHSKYAGRFKLFVLNSLEVEECYTEPKALYENLVERGMTMVTITDHDCIDGCLEIAHLPGVFLSEEVSARFPENGCIVHVLTYGITEAQHVELQRLRTNIYDLVAYMRQQDILHSLAHPFSPVNHRLTPALLAKSLVLFDTVEVINGQKDPSHERLMRHMMATTDDETLLRWADETGLEPPAAPRRWRITAGSDDHSGITAARAYTEFEGEANFAALSAAVRSGDVQIRGWDKNSTSYAHTAAAGALNYMRHTHRNGDKQTFSRLFEVARGGKLPARLEDLPPVLQRLLPASLETLAERNVPLSGKWLAAEGHTPEVHEELYQVILGTLTRAFRASFKAVRESAEKFDPEPIIDELPTLLRLFLFNIPYYFGFRFFHAERRRARVLHESLGLPDTPEPESKVAIICDTLDNVDGVGIGLRRLAKELNEAGRTAYLCGVRVDEGNETTEDDIVRFPSLGTFPIPGYASYTLGWPSLVEMLRWFDHREIDLIVITTPGPVGLMALLAAWIHGIPVAGQYHTHVAEFAYRLIGDRSVARIVAGYTGWFYGCLNEISVPSQATRDALVEYGIDARTVHVIPRGVDTRLFSPRRREENFWARRGLDNRQVLLYVGRLSQEKNIDAVVEVFKGLREQAQLDRGLDVGLAIVGDGHYGDTLKAKLEGLPVCFTGYLHGEELAGAFASSSLMIFPSTTETFGNVVLESLASGTPAVVSDIGGPSEIVQHGSTGFVMPAGNTSAWLQEISGLLADPERLEHMAKAARAYATEHTYAVSREETWAFYERQIARARARMREAEVSLR; this is translated from the coding sequence ATGCGCCAGCGCATCGACCTCCACGTGCACTCGAAGTATGCCGGCCGCTTCAAGCTGTTCGTCCTGAACTCGCTCGAGGTCGAGGAGTGCTACACGGAGCCGAAGGCGCTCTACGAGAACCTGGTCGAGCGCGGCATGACGATGGTGACGATCACCGATCATGACTGCATCGACGGCTGCCTCGAGATCGCGCACCTGCCGGGGGTGTTCCTCTCCGAGGAGGTCTCGGCACGCTTCCCCGAGAACGGCTGCATCGTGCACGTGCTGACCTACGGCATCACCGAGGCCCAGCACGTCGAGCTGCAGCGACTGCGCACCAACATCTATGACTTGGTGGCGTACATGCGGCAGCAGGACATCCTGCACAGCCTCGCGCACCCGTTCTCGCCGGTGAACCACCGCCTCACGCCGGCGCTGCTGGCCAAGTCGCTGGTGCTGTTCGACACCGTCGAGGTCATCAACGGCCAGAAAGACCCCAGCCACGAGCGGCTGATGCGGCACATGATGGCCACCACCGACGACGAGACCCTGCTGCGCTGGGCCGACGAGACCGGGCTCGAGCCGCCGGCGGCGCCCCGACGCTGGCGCATCACCGCGGGCTCCGACGATCACAGCGGCATCACGGCCGCGCGCGCGTACACCGAGTTCGAGGGCGAGGCGAACTTCGCCGCGCTGTCGGCCGCCGTGCGCAGTGGCGACGTACAGATCCGCGGCTGGGACAAGAACTCCACCAGCTACGCCCATACTGCGGCCGCCGGCGCGCTCAACTACATGCGCCACACCCATCGCAACGGCGACAAGCAGACCTTCTCGCGGCTCTTCGAGGTCGCGCGCGGGGGCAAGCTGCCGGCGCGCCTCGAAGACCTGCCGCCGGTGCTGCAGCGGCTGCTGCCGGCCTCGCTCGAGACCCTCGCCGAGCGCAACGTGCCGCTGTCGGGCAAGTGGCTCGCCGCCGAGGGCCACACCCCCGAGGTCCACGAGGAGCTCTACCAGGTCATCCTGGGCACGCTCACCCGTGCGTTCCGGGCCAGCTTCAAGGCCGTGCGCGAGAGCGCCGAGAAGTTCGACCCCGAGCCCATCATCGACGAGCTGCCCACGCTGCTGCGGCTGTTCCTGTTCAACATTCCGTACTACTTCGGCTTCCGCTTCTTCCACGCGGAGCGTCGTCGCGCCCGCGTGCTGCACGAGAGCCTGGGCCTGCCCGACACCCCCGAGCCGGAGTCGAAGGTCGCGATCATCTGCGACACCCTCGACAACGTCGACGGCGTCGGCATCGGCCTGCGTCGGCTCGCGAAGGAGCTGAACGAGGCCGGTCGCACCGCCTATCTCTGCGGTGTGCGCGTCGACGAGGGCAACGAGACCACCGAGGACGACATCGTCCGCTTTCCCAGCCTCGGGACCTTCCCGATCCCGGGCTACGCCTCGTACACGCTGGGCTGGCCGAGCCTGGTCGAGATGCTGCGATGGTTCGACCACCGCGAGATCGATCTCATCGTCATCACCACGCCGGGCCCGGTCGGCCTGATGGCGTTGTTGGCGGCCTGGATCCACGGCATCCCGGTCGCGGGCCAGTACCACACCCACGTGGCCGAGTTCGCCTATCGCCTCATCGGTGACCGCAGCGTCGCGCGCATCGTCGCCGGCTACACCGGCTGGTTCTACGGCTGCCTCAACGAGATCAGCGTGCCCAGCCAGGCCACCCGCGACGCGCTGGTCGAGTACGGCATCGACGCGCGGACCGTGCACGTGATCCCACGCGGCGTCGACACGCGGCTGTTCAGCCCCCGGCGCCGCGAGGAGAACTTCTGGGCCCGTCGCGGGCTCGACAATCGCCAGGTGCTGCTCTACGTCGGCCGCCTCTCGCAGGAGAAGAACATCGACGCGGTGGTCGAGGTCTTCAAGGGCCTGCGCGAGCAGGCGCAGCTCGATCGCGGGCTCGACGTGGGCCTGGCGATCGTCGGCGACGGCCACTACGGCGATACGCTCAAGGCCAAGCTCGAGGGGCTGCCGGTGTGCTTCACCGGCTACCTCCACGGCGAGGAGCTCGCGGGTGCATTCGCGTCGTCGTCGCTGATGATCTTCCCCTCGACCACGGAGACCTTCGGCAACGTCGTGCTCGAGTCGCTGGCCTCGGGCACCCCGGCGGTGGTCTCGGACATCGGTGGCCCGTCCGAGATCGTGCAGCACGGCAGCACCGGCTTCGTGATGCCGGCTGGCAACACCAGCGCGTGGCTGCAGGAGATCTCGGGTCTGCTGGCCGATCCGGAGCGGCTCGAGCACATGGCGAAGGCCGCCCGCGCGTACGCGACCGAGCACACCTACGCGGTGTCGCGCGAGGAGACCTGGGCGTTCTACGAGCGGCAGATCGCCCGCGCCCGCGCCCGCATGCGTGAGGCCGAGGTCTCGCTGCGATGA
- a CDS encoding glycosyltransferase — MARIHIYVHGRGRGHASRCARISEELRRRGHDVLAVAGADAAPVMTKVVPTEPVDSLPPSLGLATATGLMARLLDALHRNRRARPDVVVSDGDLPGLAAARISGVPAIAIGHGLVFLSCRAPAGAPRLPWLRESIKARLSSLGASRRIAVNFVDLPLRRRDAELVRPPVERWPLAARRDAVVCYFRDGVDAARLELLARVAPGAQVFTAKSPTVVPAGVTVRPLDPGAFVASLAGARAVIASAGSQLISECIAHGMPLFVVHARDDDEQRCNAHMLVSAGLGHAAPADALDEAALRQFLLAPAVRGVARMPGREGAAAVADACEALSSTAGRAAPVSGAA, encoded by the coding sequence ATGGCGCGCATCCACATCTACGTGCATGGCCGCGGTCGCGGCCACGCGAGTCGCTGCGCACGGATCTCCGAGGAGCTGCGGCGCCGCGGCCACGACGTGCTCGCCGTCGCCGGTGCCGACGCGGCGCCGGTGATGACGAAGGTGGTGCCGACCGAGCCGGTCGACTCGCTGCCGCCATCGTTGGGTCTCGCGACCGCGACCGGCCTCATGGCGCGCCTGCTCGACGCGCTGCACCGCAACCGTCGCGCGCGGCCGGACGTGGTGGTGAGCGACGGCGATCTGCCGGGGCTGGCGGCGGCGCGCATCTCGGGCGTGCCCGCGATCGCGATCGGCCACGGCCTGGTGTTCCTCAGCTGCCGGGCGCCCGCCGGCGCGCCGAGGCTGCCGTGGCTGCGCGAGTCGATCAAGGCGCGGCTGTCGAGCCTCGGCGCGTCACGACGGATCGCGGTGAACTTCGTCGATCTGCCGCTGCGCCGCCGCGATGCCGAGCTGGTGCGGCCACCGGTCGAGCGCTGGCCGCTGGCGGCGCGACGCGACGCGGTGGTCTGCTACTTCCGCGACGGCGTCGACGCGGCGCGGCTCGAGCTGCTCGCGCGTGTGGCCCCGGGCGCCCAGGTCTTCACCGCGAAGTCGCCGACAGTGGTGCCGGCCGGCGTGACGGTGCGCCCACTCGATCCGGGGGCGTTCGTGGCGTCGCTGGCCGGTGCACGCGCGGTGATCGCCAGCGCGGGCAGCCAGCTGATCTCGGAGTGCATCGCCCACGGCATGCCGCTGTTCGTGGTGCATGCCCGCGACGACGACGAGCAGCGTTGCAACGCGCACATGCTGGTGTCGGCGGGCCTCGGCCACGCCGCGCCCGCCGACGCGCTCGACGAGGCGGCCCTGCGGCAATTCCTGCTCGCGCCCGCCGTGCGCGGGGTCGCGCGGATGCCCGGCCGCGAGGGTGCGGCGGCGGTCGCCGACGCCTGCGAGGCGTTGTCGTCCACGGCCGGTCGCGCCGCGCCGGTGTCGGGGGCCGCGTGA
- a CDS encoding glycosyltransferase, translated as MRIVDVSESYSPQGGGVRTYVHAKLRAAAALGHDVTIVAPGTSDEEQTVPGGRILRIKSPRSPFDARYGVFVSPRPVHAAMLALQPDLVEGSSPWLGGHIAGTYPGDAKRVMVFHTDPVAVWAQTLLSPRLGFGSVDRLMMPAWQAFRRMSAKFDGTVVSGLWLARRLLSQGFRRPLVVPFGIDKSRFDAAARSEDMRTELLAACGLGPDAQLVAVVGRLDPEKRIGTLIRAFDRARRHRPMGLVIFGRGALAPIYGAMAKRVPGVHMAGFVDTPERMSTALASADAFLHGGAAETYGMAVAESICAGVPVVVPDVGGANALYGAPWGERYKAGDPDAAAAALLRLLDRDPVALRQACAGKAAAIPSIEQHFENLFEVYGALCAEARSNQATPRLRVAS; from the coding sequence ATGCGCATCGTCGACGTCTCCGAGTCCTATTCGCCCCAAGGGGGCGGCGTCCGCACGTACGTGCACGCCAAGCTCCGCGCCGCCGCGGCGCTCGGCCACGACGTCACCATCGTCGCGCCCGGCACCTCCGACGAGGAGCAGACCGTCCCCGGCGGTCGCATCCTCCGCATCAAGTCGCCCCGCTCGCCGTTCGATGCCCGCTACGGCGTGTTCGTCTCGCCCCGCCCGGTGCACGCGGCGATGCTCGCGTTGCAGCCCGATCTGGTCGAGGGCTCGTCGCCGTGGCTCGGTGGTCACATCGCCGGCACGTACCCCGGCGATGCCAAGCGCGTGATGGTGTTCCACACCGATCCGGTCGCCGTGTGGGCGCAGACGCTGCTCTCGCCGCGGCTCGGCTTCGGCAGCGTCGATCGTCTGATGATGCCCGCGTGGCAGGCCTTCCGCCGCATGAGCGCGAAGTTCGACGGCACCGTGGTCTCGGGCCTGTGGCTCGCGCGCCGGTTGCTCTCGCAGGGCTTTCGTCGTCCCTTGGTGGTGCCGTTCGGCATCGACAAGTCGCGCTTCGACGCGGCCGCGCGCAGCGAGGACATGCGCACCGAGTTGTTGGCCGCGTGCGGCCTCGGACCCGACGCGCAGCTGGTCGCGGTGGTCGGTCGCCTCGACCCCGAGAAGCGCATCGGCACGCTGATCCGCGCCTTCGATCGCGCGCGTCGTCATCGCCCGATGGGGCTCGTCATCTTCGGCCGCGGCGCGCTGGCGCCGATCTACGGTGCGATGGCCAAGCGCGTGCCTGGCGTGCACATGGCCGGCTTCGTCGACACGCCCGAGCGCATGTCGACGGCGCTCGCGAGCGCCGATGCGTTCCTGCACGGCGGCGCCGCCGAGACCTATGGCATGGCGGTCGCCGAGTCGATCTGCGCGGGCGTGCCGGTGGTGGTCCCCGACGTCGGCGGAGCCAACGCGCTCTACGGCGCGCCGTGGGGCGAGCGCTACAAGGCCGGCGATCCGGACGCCGCTGCGGCGGCGCTGCTGCGCCTGCTCGACCGCGATCCGGTGGCGCTGCGCCAGGCGTGCGCCGGCAAGGCCGCTGCGATCCCGTCGATCGAGCAGCACTTCGAGAACCTCTTCGAGGTCTACGGCGCGCTGTGTGCCGAGGCCCGCAGCAACCAGGCGACACCGCGGCTGCGGGTCGCGTCGTGA
- the dusB gene encoding tRNA dihydrouridine synthase DusB, which translates to MYRSALNRDVPPAAAGEFRAIDIGPLHVWPPVVLAPMAGVTNYPFRALCQRFGAGLFVSEMITARPLCEGNAKTLKLSDFGEDEHPRSLQLYGVDPYYVGEAVKRLVAEGRVDHIDMNFGCPVRKVTRKGGGAAIPAKRRLLANIVRAAVRNAGAVPVTIKFRIGIDEHITTFLDAGRIGEDEGCKAVALHARTAAQLYDGLARWDAIGELKQAVRTIPVLGNGDIWEAEDALRMMRQTGCDGVVVGRGCLGRPWLFRDLAAVFDGRAPDDPPQLGEVAAIMGEHLARLVAWMGESNGVRMFRKHATWYTKGFRGSASIRERIMNAGTHAAVLECLAAFDPDERFPPSAIRVPRGKTAGTQQVALPDGFLDDRDDETPPGCEAEDIGDGG; encoded by the coding sequence ATCTACCGCAGCGCCCTCAACCGCGACGTGCCGCCGGCGGCGGCCGGCGAGTTCCGTGCAATCGACATCGGACCGCTGCACGTCTGGCCACCGGTCGTGCTCGCGCCGATGGCAGGGGTGACCAACTACCCCTTCCGTGCGCTGTGCCAGCGCTTCGGTGCGGGGCTGTTCGTCAGCGAGATGATCACCGCGCGGCCGCTGTGCGAGGGCAACGCCAAGACCCTCAAGCTGTCGGACTTCGGCGAGGACGAGCACCCGCGCAGCCTGCAGCTCTACGGCGTCGATCCCTACTACGTGGGTGAGGCGGTCAAGCGGCTGGTGGCCGAAGGCCGTGTCGATCACATCGACATGAACTTCGGCTGCCCGGTGCGCAAGGTGACGCGCAAGGGCGGCGGCGCGGCGATCCCCGCCAAGCGCCGCCTGCTCGCCAACATCGTGCGCGCGGCCGTCCGCAATGCTGGCGCCGTGCCGGTGACGATCAAGTTCCGCATCGGCATCGACGAGCACATCACGACCTTCCTCGACGCCGGGCGCATCGGCGAGGACGAGGGCTGCAAGGCGGTGGCGTTGCACGCCCGCACCGCAGCGCAGCTCTACGACGGGCTCGCGCGCTGGGACGCGATCGGCGAGCTCAAGCAGGCCGTGCGCACCATCCCGGTGCTGGGCAACGGCGACATCTGGGAGGCCGAGGACGCGCTACGGATGATGCGGCAGACCGGCTGCGACGGCGTGGTGGTCGGTCGCGGGTGCCTGGGCCGGCCGTGGTTGTTCCGCGATCTCGCGGCGGTGTTCGATGGCCGCGCGCCCGACGATCCACCGCAGCTCGGTGAGGTCGCCGCGATCATGGGCGAACACCTCGCGCGGCTGGTCGCATGGATGGGCGAGTCCAACGGCGTCCGCATGTTTCGCAAGCACGCGACCTGGTACACCAAGGGCTTCCGTGGCTCGGCATCGATCCGCGAGCGCATCATGAACGCCGGCACCCATGCGGCGGTGCTCGAGTGCCTCGCGGCCTTCGATCCCGACGAGCGCTTCCCGCCGTCGGCGATCCGCGTGCCGCGGGGCAAGACCGCCGGCACGCAGCAGGTCGCGCTGCCCGACGGCTTCCTCGACGACCGCGACGACGAGACGCCACCTGGGTGTGAGGCAGAGGACATCGGTGACGGAGGTTGA
- a CDS encoding M23 family metallopeptidase, producing MPPRTPQTRASRGRKRGGNAARLENRKVDGAGKRARAPKDPAERRARNRTILALGVLAAINAYVFLGRGDTSLSGLGVGAAAIEDRSGPLPPWAEPPADACGGDPVRIFEGLSLIPLQTALTGGTTLRLGLLALGIASEEIDRVEASVRTHVDLTLLGGSGAPLRVAIDRHGAVQALEIELAEGHILQACRSGDEASTLQVRNIQHPLRTDVEVLGIEIGADADLGHAVRDVGEKPELADLIARTLASDVDFMLETRPGDRIEVLVEKRWLGRRFHRYGQVMAVRFVGNAARVAYYRYKPEGAPPAFFDAEGAPVRRALLRSPIPYFPVDPEARGLLAPSIEVVQGRIGAVYRVPEGVPVVSLGDGEVIAVARDASDGHVLSLRFEDGTVARYAHLMRVVGELAAGTKVAQGQIVGLAGHSGRTPNDRLRLELTGPTDGKPVDPLVMLARTSHRAAVVGAPIPEAQRKRFADDIAPWNRALKLAR from the coding sequence TTGCCCCCTCGCACCCCACAGACCCGCGCCAGCCGCGGCCGCAAGCGTGGCGGCAACGCGGCGCGACTCGAGAACCGCAAGGTGGACGGCGCCGGCAAGCGCGCCCGCGCACCCAAGGATCCCGCGGAGCGACGGGCCCGCAACCGCACCATCTTGGCGCTCGGCGTGCTGGCGGCGATCAACGCCTACGTGTTCCTCGGACGCGGCGACACCAGCCTGTCGGGGCTCGGGGTCGGCGCGGCCGCGATCGAAGATCGCTCGGGGCCGCTGCCGCCGTGGGCCGAGCCACCCGCCGATGCCTGCGGCGGCGATCCGGTGCGCATCTTCGAGGGCCTGTCGCTGATTCCGCTGCAGACCGCGCTCACCGGCGGCACCACCCTGCGCCTGGGCCTGCTCGCGCTGGGCATCGCCAGCGAAGAGATCGATCGCGTCGAGGCCAGCGTGCGCACCCACGTCGACCTGACGCTGCTGGGCGGCAGCGGGGCGCCACTGCGGGTCGCAATCGATCGCCACGGTGCGGTGCAGGCGCTGGAGATCGAGCTCGCCGAGGGCCACATCCTGCAGGCCTGCCGCAGCGGCGACGAAGCGTCGACGCTGCAGGTGCGCAACATCCAGCACCCGCTGCGCACCGACGTCGAGGTGCTCGGCATCGAGATCGGCGCCGACGCGGATCTCGGCCACGCCGTGCGCGACGTGGGCGAGAAGCCCGAGCTGGCCGACCTCATCGCGCGCACGCTCGCGTCCGACGTCGACTTCATGCTCGAGACCCGCCCCGGCGACCGCATCGAGGTGCTGGTCGAGAAGCGCTGGCTCGGCCGCCGCTTCCATCGCTACGGACAGGTGATGGCCGTGCGCTTCGTCGGCAACGCCGCCCGCGTGGCCTACTACCGCTACAAGCCCGAGGGCGCGCCGCCGGCATTCTTCGACGCCGAGGGTGCGCCGGTGCGACGGGCGCTGTTGCGCTCGCCGATCCCGTACTTCCCGGTCGACCCCGAGGCGCGCGGGCTGCTGGCGCCGTCGATCGAGGTGGTGCAGGGCCGCATCGGCGCGGTGTATCGCGTGCCCGAGGGCGTGCCGGTGGTGTCGCTCGGAGACGGCGAGGTGATCGCGGTCGCGCGCGACGCCAGCGACGGTCACGTGCTCTCGCTGCGATTCGAGGACGGCACCGTCGCCCGCTACGCCCACCTCATGCGCGTGGTCGGCGAGCTGGCCGCGGGCACCAAGGTGGCGCAGGGACAGATCGTCGGCCTCGCCGGTCACAGCGGCCGCACGCCCAACGATCGCCTGCGGCTCGAGCTGACCGGTCCCACCGATGGCAAGCCGGTCGATCCATTGGTGATGCTCGCTCGCACGTCGCACCGCGCCGCGGTCGTCGGGGCGCCGATCCCCGAGGCGCAGCGCAAGCGCTTCGCCGACGACATCGCGCCGTGGAACCGGGCGCTGAAGCTCGCGCGCTGA